The Phoenix dactylifera cultivar Barhee BC4 chromosome 15, palm_55x_up_171113_PBpolish2nd_filt_p, whole genome shotgun sequence genome contains a region encoding:
- the LOC120113286 gene encoding 40S ribosomal protein SA-like encodes MATTRVLSQKEQDIQMMLAADVHLGTKNCDFQMERYVFKRRSDGIFIINLGKTWEKLQLAARVIVAIENPQDIIVQSARPYGQRAVLKFAQYTGAHAIAGRHTPGTFTNQLQTSFSEPRLLILTDPRTDHQPIKESALGNIPTIAFCDTDSPMRYVDIGIPANNKGKLSIGCLYWLLARMVLQMRGTIAPGRKWEVMVDLFFYRDPEEAKEQEEEAPVAPEYGAVADYTDVAVPTARWTAEQWVPDMGAVPAVVPVVPVVEWTAPQAPVAGDGWEASAAPPPPMEGVVPPAVPSGWEPAPPAPSGWD; translated from the exons ATGGCGACGACGCGGGTGCTCTCCCAGAAGGAGCAGGACATCCAGATGATGCTCGCCGCCGACGTCCATCTCGGCACCAAGAACTGCGACTTCCAGATGGAGCGCTACGTCTTCAAGAGAAGATCCGACG GTATCTTCATCATCAATCTTGGTAAAACTTGGGAGAAACTTCAGCTAGCTGCTAGGGTCATCGTTGCCATTGAGAATCCTCAGGATATTATTGTCCAATCTGCAAGGCCATATGGTCAGAGAGCTGTCTTGAAGTTTGCTCAGTACACAGGTGCTCATGCTATTGCTGGAAGGCACACCCCTGGAACCTTCACCAATCAGCTTCAGACATCCTTTAGTGAGCCACGTCTTCTCATCCTCACTGATCCTAGAACTGATCATCAG CCTATCAAGGAATCTGCTCTGGGAAATATTCCAACAATTGCCTTCTGTGACACTGACTCTCCAATGAGATATGTTGATATTGGAATTCCTGCAAACAACAAAGGGAAGCTCAGTATTGGCTGCCTCTACTGGTTGTTGGCTAGGATGGTTCTGCAGATGCGTGGCACTATCGCTCCTGGGCGTAAATGGGAAGTGATG GTCGATTTATTTTTCTACAGGGATCCTGAGGAAgctaaagaacaggaagaagaGGCTCCAGTGGCCCCTGAATATGGTGCAGTTGCTGATTACACTGATGTGGCGGTACCCACTGCTCGGTGGACTGCTGAACAGTGGGTGCCTGACATGGGAGCTGTACCTGCTGTTGTTCCTGTAGTGCCTGTGGTTGAGTGGACTGCTCCTCAAG CCCCTGTAGCTGGCGATGGATGGGAGGCGTCTGCAGCCCCACCCCCACCTATGGAAGGTGTCGTTCCTCCAGCTGTGCCCTCTGGTTGGGAGCCTGCCCCTCCTGCTCCCTCAGGCTGGGATTAA